A portion of the Granulosicoccus antarcticus IMCC3135 genome contains these proteins:
- a CDS encoding VOC family protein, with protein sequence MNPSNPDRCRLDHLVICARDLAQGVEWFGDLSGVQLPIGGQHPLMATHNHLTALSDDSFLEVIAIDPDAPAPAFSAGQQRWFSLDNGAHQAQLEIAPRLTTWVVATRNLDAALAALRKLGLNPGEPVEQTRGDMRWRLSLQNDGSLACDGVFPILIEWPEGVNPVSRMQDQNVRLEALHLSHPDFERIEAGLRILGIAELATIEEGTASIRADFSVGNQSFSVNS encoded by the coding sequence ATGAATCCATCCAATCCTGACCGCTGTAGGCTCGATCACCTGGTGATCTGTGCCCGTGATCTGGCTCAGGGCGTGGAGTGGTTCGGTGATCTGAGCGGCGTACAGCTGCCAATAGGTGGTCAGCATCCACTGATGGCCACCCATAATCATCTGACAGCCTTGTCGGATGACAGTTTTCTGGAAGTGATCGCAATTGATCCAGATGCGCCAGCCCCAGCATTCAGTGCCGGACAGCAGCGTTGGTTTTCGCTTGATAATGGTGCGCATCAGGCGCAGCTTGAGATCGCTCCGCGGCTTACTACCTGGGTGGTCGCCACACGTAATCTGGATGCCGCACTGGCCGCGCTTCGCAAGCTTGGTCTGAATCCGGGCGAGCCGGTAGAGCAGACTCGCGGCGATATGCGCTGGCGATTGAGCTTGCAGAACGATGGCTCGCTTGCTTGTGACGGTGTATTTCCTATCCTTATTGAATGGCCGGAAGGCGTCAACCCGGTGTCACGCATGCAGGACCAGAATGTTCGTCTCGAGGCTCTTCATCTGAGCCATCCCGATTTCGAGCGTATCGAGGCGGGTCTGCGAATATTGGGTATTGCTGAACTGGCAACCATTGAAGAGGGGACTGCGTCGATTCGTGCCGACTTTTCGGTGGGTAACCAATCATTCAGTGTAAATTCCTGA
- a CDS encoding SDR family NAD(P)-dependent oxidoreductase has product MVELTGKVALVTGATSGIGRQQALALSKAGAKVVVLGRRAEQLEETVACVRKAGGEVSALQGALAMDDNLANIASQAAEFYGDIDILFNTAGVNLRQHADDVTMDSWKTTLDLNLAVPFFLAQQLVPGMRKKGWGRIVNIASLQSTRAFANGIAYGASKGGISQLTRAMAEAWSADGINCNAIAPGFFPTELTARLFEDEATTQRLADSTAIGRNGKLDDLDGVTVFLASSASDYITGQTISVDGGFTAR; this is encoded by the coding sequence ATGGTTGAGCTAACTGGTAAGGTCGCTCTGGTGACCGGCGCCACTTCCGGAATAGGGCGGCAACAGGCACTTGCGTTGTCAAAAGCGGGAGCGAAGGTTGTTGTTCTGGGGCGACGTGCAGAGCAGCTGGAGGAGACGGTGGCCTGCGTTCGCAAGGCTGGAGGTGAGGTCAGCGCGTTGCAAGGTGCGCTGGCGATGGATGACAATCTGGCCAATATTGCAAGTCAGGCCGCAGAGTTTTACGGCGATATCGACATTCTGTTCAATACGGCCGGTGTGAACCTGAGACAGCATGCCGATGATGTGACGATGGATTCGTGGAAGACGACACTGGATCTGAATCTGGCTGTACCGTTTTTTCTTGCACAGCAATTGGTACCGGGTATGCGTAAAAAAGGCTGGGGCCGCATTGTCAATATCGCCTCATTACAGTCCACTCGAGCATTTGCCAATGGCATCGCCTATGGGGCTTCAAAGGGCGGGATCAGTCAGCTGACTCGTGCCATGGCGGAGGCCTGGTCGGCTGATGGCATCAACTGTAATGCTATTGCGCCCGGTTTTTTCCCCACCGAGCTGACGGCTCGTCTGTTCGAGGATGAGGCAACGACTCAGCGTTTGGCTGACAGTACAGCGATTGGCCGAAACGGCAAACTGGACGATCTGGATGGTGTGACAGTCTTTCTCGCATCCAGTGCGTCTGACTATATAACCGGCCAGACCATCTCAGTTGATGGTGGCTTCACAGCGAGGTGA
- a CDS encoding alpha-hydroxy acid oxidase, whose protein sequence is MFSRQIHSCEDARRLAKRRLPWMVFDYMDGAAGEGYGESQNRQVMRDIRLQPAVLVNVEHRSLDVRVFDHESRRPFGVSPMGMCNLSTPGADLMLARQAARYCSPVGVSTVASTPLEKMIEVAEGHAWFQFYFSGDGRVVNTLIDRAAAAGYRTLVVTLDVAEVGRRPRELQRGFKMPFRIGVPQFIDFALHPSWSLSTLVNGRPEMANFGGEHGTFDRTETRARADWSDLDRIRDQWKGNLVVKGVLNVADAVRLKAAGVDAIQVSSHGGRQLDSAPYPILALRDIRAAVGPEFPLFFDSGIRSGEDVLKAYAMGADFVLLGRSMLYALAAGKQQGMERMWDVFSDETSIAMAQLGMDSLVNRPEAMVPWILK, encoded by the coding sequence ATGTTTTCCAGGCAGATACATTCGTGTGAGGATGCACGCAGACTTGCAAAAAGGCGTCTGCCCTGGATGGTCTTTGATTATATGGATGGCGCGGCGGGTGAAGGTTACGGAGAATCGCAGAACCGTCAGGTGATGCGGGATATTCGGCTGCAACCCGCCGTGTTGGTCAATGTCGAACACCGCTCTCTGGATGTGCGTGTGTTTGATCATGAATCCAGGCGTCCTTTTGGTGTCAGTCCCATGGGGATGTGCAATTTGTCTACACCAGGGGCTGACTTGATGCTGGCCCGTCAGGCTGCACGCTATTGTTCACCCGTAGGTGTCTCGACGGTGGCCTCAACGCCATTGGAGAAAATGATTGAAGTGGCCGAGGGGCATGCCTGGTTTCAGTTCTATTTCAGTGGTGATGGACGGGTGGTCAATACCTTGATTGACCGGGCGGCTGCGGCAGGTTACAGAACGCTGGTTGTCACTCTGGATGTTGCAGAAGTGGGTCGTCGGCCGAGAGAGCTGCAACGAGGCTTCAAGATGCCCTTCCGCATCGGCGTTCCTCAGTTCATTGATTTTGCCCTGCACCCCAGCTGGTCGTTATCAACGCTGGTCAACGGTCGACCGGAGATGGCCAACTTTGGTGGAGAGCATGGCACGTTCGACCGGACAGAGACCCGGGCGCGAGCAGACTGGAGTGATCTGGACAGAATCAGAGATCAGTGGAAGGGCAACCTGGTCGTGAAAGGTGTGCTGAATGTGGCGGATGCGGTGCGTCTGAAAGCAGCTGGTGTGGACGCCATTCAGGTTTCCAGTCATGGTGGCCGGCAACTGGATAGTGCGCCTTATCCGATATTGGCTTTGCGAGATATTCGCGCGGCTGTGGGTCCGGAATTTCCCTTGTTCTTCGATTCGGGTATTCGTTCTGGCGAGGATGTATTGAAAGCCTATGCCATGGGGGCCGACTTTGTCTTGCTCGGGCGCTCCATGTTGTACGCACTGGCGGCCGGAAAACAGCAGGGCATGGAGAGAATGTGGGATGTTTTCTCCGATGAAACCAGTATTGCCATGGCACAGCTTGGAATGGACTCATTGGTAAATCGTCCTGAGGCGATGGTTCCATGGATATTGAAATGA
- the comE gene encoding sulfopyruvate decarboxylase subunit beta, with translation MIRSEILRDIAPVISEHLVVCNIGLPSQELHSIDDQPTNFYMLGTMGLSSSIGLGLALAQDKKVISIDGDGSVLTNFGTLPTIANNVADNYILLIIDNGSYGSTGDQPTYAGKKTSLTAVALACGCENVIECKAEETREVLQTALASNKMTIIVSKCESGNIKIPVITMDPVEIRSRFMKAVQA, from the coding sequence ATGATTCGCTCTGAGATATTGCGCGATATAGCTCCAGTCATATCGGAACACCTGGTGGTTTGCAACATCGGCCTGCCTAGTCAGGAGCTGCACTCGATTGATGATCAGCCCACTAATTTTTATATGCTCGGCACAATGGGCCTGTCCTCGTCCATCGGACTGGGTCTGGCATTGGCACAGGACAAGAAGGTCATCTCCATTGATGGTGATGGCTCGGTGCTGACCAACTTCGGAACCTTGCCTACGATTGCCAACAATGTTGCTGACAACTACATCCTGTTGATCATCGACAATGGCAGTTATGGCTCAACAGGGGATCAGCCTACCTACGCTGGCAAGAAGACATCGTTGACAGCGGTGGCACTTGCCTGTGGCTGCGAGAATGTCATTGAGTGCAAAGCTGAGGAAACCAGAGAAGTGCTGCAGACGGCACTGGCTAGCAACAAGATGACTATCATTGTGTCGAAGTGCGAATCCGGCAATATCAAGATTCCGGTCATCACCATGGATCCGGTAGAAATTCGTAGCCGCTTCATGAAAGCCGTTCAGGCATAA
- a CDS encoding AraC family transcriptional regulator produces MPESLNEEANFDVLADVLDTMRLRGTIFFRSELAAPWGMKLEPTGAPRFHISLSGDCVVCANQGEHLSVNEMDIVMLPNGKEHWIADLPGRALIESRQAGEACELGTPLFQEGEITNRLMCGVVQFDTEMAHPILDTFPDVLHLSGINHSESIWMTVMSIDAEMARSGGRGGRIVDKLTEILTLQLLSRYITEHKEATGFLAALGDRRVLHALTLIHREPAHDWSLTSLGEQSGMSRATLIRQFEASVGLSPIAYLTNWRLVKAYNLVKYSNETLEQVAEAVGFGSARTLSKAFQRRYGRTPSGLRREK; encoded by the coding sequence GTGCCCGAGAGTCTCAACGAAGAAGCAAACTTTGATGTTCTTGCGGATGTGCTGGATACCATGCGCCTGCGGGGCACGATATTCTTCCGCTCAGAGCTGGCAGCACCTTGGGGGATGAAGCTTGAGCCTACAGGTGCGCCGCGCTTTCACATTTCTCTGTCGGGTGACTGTGTCGTGTGTGCCAATCAGGGCGAACACCTCAGCGTCAACGAGATGGATATCGTGATGCTGCCCAACGGCAAGGAGCACTGGATCGCAGATCTGCCTGGGCGAGCATTGATTGAAAGCAGGCAGGCGGGGGAGGCTTGCGAGCTGGGCACACCGTTGTTTCAGGAAGGGGAGATCACCAATCGCCTGATGTGCGGTGTGGTTCAGTTTGATACTGAAATGGCGCATCCCATACTCGATACCTTCCCGGATGTATTGCATCTGAGTGGTATTAATCACAGTGAATCGATCTGGATGACGGTTATGTCGATCGATGCGGAGATGGCAAGGTCAGGAGGTCGTGGTGGACGTATCGTCGACAAGCTGACTGAGATCCTGACGCTGCAACTCTTGAGTCGATACATTACTGAGCATAAGGAGGCGACAGGATTTCTTGCAGCCCTGGGCGATCGTCGTGTCTTGCATGCACTGACGCTCATACATCGAGAGCCTGCGCATGACTGGTCTCTGACATCCCTGGGAGAGCAAAGCGGCATGTCACGTGCCACATTGATCCGTCAATTTGAAGCCTCAGTCGGGCTTTCACCCATCGCTTATCTGACGAACTGGCGTCTGGTGAAAGCCTACAACCTGGTCAAGTATTCCAACGAGACATTGGAGCAGGTGGCAGAGGCTGTCGGGTTTGGATCTGCGCGGACGTTGAGCAAGGCGTTTCAGCGACGTTATGGAAGAACGCCTAGTGGGTTGCGGCGGGAGAAGTGA
- the hisD gene encoding histidinol dehydrogenase, with amino-acid sequence MTRKYLKKATKTATSDATDVGETVRTILSDIEAGGDEAALRYAEKFDRYEGNVLLTEEEIAAASDAVPQQLKEDIIFAHDNVRRFAEVQKQTMQNVELEVVPGFTLGQKVIPCRAVGCYVPGGRYSHIASAIMTVTTAKVAGCDHIVACSPPRPGVGIAPAIIFAANLCGADKILAMGGVQGVAAMTFGLFGLPKADILVGPGNQFVAEAKRILYGRVGIDMIAGPTDSLILADGTADPFIVATDLVSQAEHGYNSPVWLVTSDEALAEKVMQMVPDLIADLPETNRLSAEAAWRDYAEVIVCDDREEMAATSDDYAPEHLTVQAEDLPWWLERLQCYGSLFLGEETTVSFGDKASGTNHVLPTSRSAKYTGGLSVHKYMKVVTWQQATRDGSKSVAGATARISRLEGMEGHARSADVRLKKYFPDETFDLSL; translated from the coding sequence ATGACCAGGAAATATCTCAAGAAAGCCACAAAGACCGCAACCAGCGATGCCACCGATGTCGGCGAGACGGTGCGGACGATACTCTCCGACATCGAAGCCGGTGGCGATGAGGCGGCCTTGCGTTATGCCGAAAAGTTCGACCGCTATGAGGGCAACGTTCTACTCACTGAAGAGGAGATAGCGGCGGCTAGCGATGCGGTGCCTCAACAACTGAAAGAGGACATCATCTTTGCTCATGATAATGTTCGCCGGTTTGCCGAAGTGCAAAAGCAGACCATGCAGAACGTGGAGCTGGAAGTTGTGCCAGGGTTTACTCTCGGACAGAAGGTCATTCCATGTCGTGCGGTTGGCTGCTATGTACCTGGGGGTCGGTATAGTCATATTGCCAGTGCCATCATGACGGTCACAACGGCCAAGGTCGCTGGTTGTGATCATATTGTGGCCTGCTCGCCGCCACGACCCGGTGTGGGAATTGCCCCTGCCATCATCTTTGCTGCCAATCTGTGTGGTGCTGACAAGATACTGGCCATGGGCGGCGTGCAGGGGGTTGCCGCGATGACATTCGGTCTGTTTGGATTGCCCAAGGCCGATATTCTGGTTGGTCCCGGGAACCAGTTCGTGGCCGAAGCCAAGCGTATTCTGTATGGCCGTGTCGGTATCGACATGATTGCAGGCCCTACGGATAGTCTCATTCTGGCAGACGGTACCGCGGATCCATTTATCGTCGCCACCGATCTGGTCAGTCAGGCAGAGCACGGTTACAACTCGCCGGTCTGGCTGGTGACATCCGACGAAGCTCTGGCTGAGAAAGTCATGCAAATGGTTCCCGACTTGATTGCTGATCTGCCTGAAACCAACAGGCTGAGTGCCGAGGCGGCATGGCGTGATTATGCAGAAGTGATTGTCTGTGATGATCGTGAAGAGATGGCAGCAACCTCTGATGACTACGCGCCCGAGCATCTGACCGTGCAGGCAGAAGATCTGCCATGGTGGCTTGAGCGTCTGCAATGCTACGGCTCCTTGTTTCTGGGTGAGGAAACCACGGTGTCGTTCGGTGACAAGGCGTCGGGAACCAATCACGTTCTGCCAACATCACGCTCAGCCAAATACACAGGCGGCCTGTCTGTTCACAAGTACATGAAAGTGGTTACCTGGCAGCAGGCTACCCGAGACGGTTCCAAGTCCGTGGCTGGGGCCACCGCCAGAATCTCACGGCTCGAAGGTATGGAGGGACACGCGCGTTCGGCTGATGTTCGCCTCAAGAAATATTTCCCCGATGAAACGTTTGATCTGTCGCTCTGA
- a CDS encoding TRAP transporter large permease, producing MLWQNLQNQAVELSWSFYGPVLIFVLFCALGIPVWAAIGACAVGMLVLSDVLPMSLLGESLFEGIDAFALTAIPLFILTGDALVRTGLSRKFLDVAEALTCWAKGGFGSATVLVCGMFSAISGSDAAGAAAVGRMTIDRLVESGYPRPYACALVAAGACTGILIPPSIAYIVIGLVLGISASTLFQAALIPGILVLLSILVTNIVMNRRYAYEGGGLMSFGEWFTNFMKAIKGGWYAFLVPGIIFYGIFSGRLTPTEAGATAVTVTIILGFILGTLKLSDFPSMLIGSAKVNGVILPIVAFSLPLAQTLAAMGVPQGFVFAVTSITDNPYLLILLMIFILIAAGCVMETTPNIVILAPILMPLANEIGMNEIQFCIMMITSLGVGFITPPLGLNLFVVSGLTGESILKIAVRAVPFVFFMLLVVLLIAFVPWVSTVFLSDIYG from the coding sequence ATGCTTTGGCAAAATCTTCAAAATCAAGCGGTTGAACTGAGCTGGTCCTTCTACGGTCCGGTGTTGATCTTCGTTCTTTTCTGCGCGCTGGGAATACCTGTCTGGGCAGCCATTGGCGCTTGTGCGGTCGGTATGCTGGTGTTATCGGATGTTCTTCCGATGTCACTATTGGGTGAATCACTTTTCGAAGGCATAGATGCCTTTGCATTAACGGCTATCCCGCTGTTCATTCTGACGGGTGATGCCCTTGTGCGAACCGGGCTTAGTCGCAAATTCCTCGACGTGGCAGAGGCATTGACCTGCTGGGCGAAGGGCGGATTCGGTTCTGCGACGGTTCTGGTGTGCGGGATGTTTTCTGCTATTTCCGGGTCTGATGCCGCAGGTGCCGCAGCCGTGGGACGCATGACGATCGACCGCCTGGTTGAGAGTGGTTATCCACGTCCTTATGCCTGTGCACTGGTTGCAGCGGGTGCCTGTACCGGAATTCTGATTCCGCCCTCCATCGCCTATATTGTCATTGGTCTGGTTCTCGGCATATCAGCATCGACCTTGTTCCAGGCGGCACTGATCCCAGGCATTCTGGTGTTGCTGTCCATTCTTGTAACCAATATCGTCATGAACAGACGCTACGCCTACGAGGGTGGTGGCTTGATGAGTTTTGGAGAATGGTTCACCAATTTCATGAAAGCCATCAAGGGCGGTTGGTATGCCTTTCTGGTGCCGGGCATTATTTTCTACGGCATCTTCTCGGGTCGCTTGACTCCGACGGAGGCGGGCGCCACGGCAGTAACTGTCACCATCATCTTGGGATTCATTCTGGGTACCTTGAAGCTATCCGACTTTCCATCGATGCTGATTGGTTCGGCAAAAGTTAACGGAGTCATTCTGCCTATCGTGGCGTTCTCGCTGCCGTTGGCGCAGACACTGGCTGCCATGGGTGTGCCGCAGGGGTTTGTATTTGCGGTAACGTCGATTACCGACAATCCGTATCTGCTGATTCTACTGATGATTTTCATCTTGATCGCGGCAGGTTGTGTCATGGAGACCACGCCCAATATCGTCATACTCGCGCCCATACTCATGCCGCTGGCCAACGAAATCGGCATGAACGAAATTCAGTTCTGCATCATGATGATTACCTCCCTGGGAGTCGGCTTCATTACACCGCCTCTGGGGTTAAATCTGTTTGTGGTATCTGGCCTGACCGGCGAGTCCATTCTGAAAATTGCTGTCAGGGCCGTACCGTTCGTCTTTTTCATGCTTCTGGTGGTATTGCTGATTGCCTTCGTGCCATGGGTTTCCACTGTTTTTTTAAGTGATATATACGGATAG
- a CDS encoding cytochrome P460 family protein, whose protein sequence is MKKMHKAWLGMAAAVLLGSQMTTTAAQEEFSANVDSEGNISLPDDFRINMVHLGSWFVPEGGASGFHDVYTEKESALAYRETGKFPDGATLVKELRAHVTGPYTTGEGVGYATDLKQWFVMVKDSTGRFESNPVWGEGWGWALFTVDEPAKNAATDYKVDCLGCHTPAKDNDWLYTEAYPTLLPK, encoded by the coding sequence ATGAAGAAGATGCATAAAGCCTGGCTGGGCATGGCTGCAGCCGTATTGTTGGGAAGTCAGATGACAACAACTGCCGCTCAGGAAGAATTCTCAGCCAATGTTGACAGCGAAGGCAACATTTCGTTACCCGACGATTTTCGAATCAACATGGTTCACCTGGGTTCATGGTTCGTGCCTGAAGGCGGAGCCAGCGGTTTTCATGACGTCTACACCGAGAAAGAATCTGCACTAGCGTACCGCGAAACTGGCAAATTTCCCGATGGCGCCACGCTCGTCAAAGAGCTACGCGCTCATGTGACAGGCCCTTACACCACCGGTGAAGGGGTGGGCTATGCAACAGATCTGAAGCAATGGTTTGTGATGGTCAAGGACTCAACCGGTCGTTTCGAAAGCAATCCTGTCTGGGGTGAAGGCTGGGGCTGGGCACTGTTCACCGTCGATGAGCCTGCCAAGAACGCTGCCACTGATTACAAGGTTGATTGCCTGGGATGCCACACCCCTGCTAAAGACAATGACTGGCTTTACACAGAAGCCTACCCAACCCTGTTGCCCAAGTAG
- a CDS encoding alcohol dehydrogenase catalytic domain-containing protein, translating to MKALVYTATQELQYRDEPDPVAAEQEVTVKVEASGICGSDMHAYHGHDERRIPPLILGHEAAGIVMDGRYAGQRMVINPLVTCGLCADCHAGRSNLCPSREIIGMRHAGAFAQYVTIAEKNLIAIPDGLDMIHASLMEPAAVSLHSIVLAEKVMHRPLSECSALVIGGGAIGLLAALFLAQKGTARIMLSETSASRRSTVEKVGCCDVFDPLGSSLPEAAGFDLVVDAVGSGATRRDASRYARQGGVITHIGLQDNEPGLDIRRLTLQEITFIGNYTYTHTDLQASLDAIARGALGSLDWVEARPLSEGAQAFKDIHTSSTEAPKIVLLP from the coding sequence ATGAAAGCACTTGTTTATACCGCCACTCAAGAACTGCAATATCGTGATGAACCCGATCCGGTAGCTGCTGAACAGGAAGTCACAGTCAAGGTTGAAGCCAGTGGTATCTGTGGTTCGGATATGCACGCCTACCATGGTCATGATGAGCGACGTATTCCGCCTTTGATACTGGGGCACGAGGCGGCCGGTATCGTGATGGACGGTCGATATGCCGGACAGCGTATGGTGATAAACCCGTTGGTCACCTGTGGCTTGTGCGCGGATTGTCATGCCGGCAGAAGTAATCTATGTCCGTCGCGTGAGATTATCGGTATGCGCCATGCAGGAGCGTTTGCGCAATATGTGACGATTGCCGAGAAAAATCTCATTGCCATTCCGGATGGACTGGACATGATCCACGCCAGCCTCATGGAGCCGGCTGCGGTGTCCTTGCACAGCATTGTCCTGGCAGAAAAAGTCATGCATCGTCCATTGAGCGAATGCTCGGCACTGGTGATCGGTGGTGGTGCCATCGGTTTGCTGGCAGCCCTGTTTCTGGCGCAGAAGGGGACGGCTCGCATCATGTTGTCGGAGACCTCTGCCAGTCGTCGGAGCACCGTCGAGAAGGTGGGCTGTTGCGATGTTTTTGATCCGCTGGGTAGCTCATTGCCCGAGGCGGCAGGATTTGATCTGGTGGTGGATGCCGTTGGTTCAGGAGCGACTCGCAGAGATGCGTCACGTTACGCACGCCAAGGCGGAGTCATCACGCATATAGGTTTGCAGGATAACGAGCCGGGGCTCGATATTCGGCGGCTGACACTGCAGGAGATAACCTTCATTGGCAACTACACCTACACACACACAGATCTGCAGGCATCACTTGACGCTATTGCCAGAGGTGCATTGGGCTCGCTGGATTGGGTCGAGGCACGCCCATTGTCCGAAGGGGCGCAAGCCTTCAAGGATATTCATACGAGCTCGACTGAAGCGCCCAAGATAGTCTTGCTGCCTTGA
- the comD gene encoding sulfopyruvate decarboxylase subunit alpha produces MSVNEKIVSDLVANGVNFVTTVPCKQLAGVIEAIDANESIYHIPSNKEDEGMGLCAGAFMGGKRPAIIMQNTAIGVTINTLVTLTQYYRMPLPMIISYRGELGEPVACQVEMAVHTKALLNQLLIPTYHFHKEDDVNELDAILKHSFMCNKPVAILTDATFWKGY; encoded by the coding sequence GTGTCAGTAAATGAAAAAATCGTGTCTGACCTTGTCGCCAATGGCGTCAATTTTGTCACCACCGTCCCTTGCAAGCAGCTTGCTGGCGTCATTGAAGCTATCGATGCCAATGAGTCCATCTATCACATCCCTTCGAACAAGGAAGACGAAGGCATGGGCTTGTGCGCCGGTGCCTTCATGGGCGGTAAACGTCCAGCCATCATCATGCAGAACACGGCAATCGGCGTCACCATTAATACACTGGTGACACTGACTCAGTACTACAGAATGCCTTTGCCCATGATCATCAGCTATCGCGGCGAACTGGGTGAGCCGGTTGCCTGCCAGGTAGAGATGGCTGTGCATACCAAAGCCTTGTTGAACCAGCTTCTTATTCCGACCTATCACTTTCACAAGGAAGATGATGTCAACGAGCTGGATGCCATTCTGAAACATTCATTCATGTGCAACAAGCCGGTTGCCATTCTGACCGACGCTACTTTCTGGAAGGGGTACTGA
- a CDS encoding SLC13 family permease — protein sequence MSDNHRQQGEFDEYTDTAAPSQRSAQLIWGLRFAGLAGAFAIWLAMGNSEGLSPDARWVATIATLMAIWWMTEAIPLAVTSLLPIVLIPMLTARTVSEATSPYASSIVFLFLGGFLIAIAMEKWNLHRRVALLTLRKVGIEPTRIVLGMMLATGFLSMWVSNTATTLMMLPIGLSVLALVSERSGKSGAAPAAPHKPGHVDLNPDENIQKFGICLVLAIAWSASMGGLGTLLGSPPNAIVAGYAADELGRNIGFLEWMMLGTPLALVFILIGWVLMTRVLYRFKLDEIPGGKQMIQDEIDKLGPLSQGEKMVMIVFASAAFLWVVPGILVSLPGIGESLGWFGQMNDTAIAISAGIAMFVLPGRGRQDMVLNWKDAEDGLPWGVLLLFGGGLSLASAVAASGLDGWFGSQVSGLGTLPAVLLVAAVVSIILFLTEVTSNTATAATFIPVLGGVAVGIGADPMSLLIPAAFAATCAFMLPVGTPPNAIVFGSGAVTITQMARGGFVLNLVGIALITGFCYFLGGMALGLKY from the coding sequence ATGTCCGACAATCATCGTCAGCAGGGAGAGTTCGATGAGTACACCGATACGGCTGCCCCCAGTCAGCGTTCAGCGCAACTGATCTGGGGATTGCGTTTTGCCGGACTTGCCGGGGCTTTTGCCATCTGGCTGGCTATGGGCAATTCCGAAGGCTTGTCACCCGATGCAAGATGGGTCGCCACCATCGCCACGCTCATGGCAATCTGGTGGATGACAGAGGCCATTCCACTGGCTGTCACCTCGCTGCTGCCTATCGTGTTGATACCCATGTTAACGGCGCGAACGGTGAGTGAAGCAACGTCACCTTACGCCAGTTCCATCGTGTTTCTATTCCTCGGTGGCTTTCTGATTGCCATCGCCATGGAGAAGTGGAACTTGCATCGACGTGTTGCACTACTGACTCTGCGCAAGGTGGGTATTGAACCGACGCGCATCGTGCTGGGAATGATGCTCGCAACCGGATTTCTGTCCATGTGGGTATCCAATACGGCAACTACCTTGATGATGCTGCCAATTGGCTTGTCAGTACTGGCTCTGGTTTCTGAGCGCTCTGGGAAGAGTGGGGCAGCACCTGCAGCGCCACACAAGCCGGGTCACGTCGATCTCAATCCTGATGAGAACATTCAGAAATTCGGTATCTGTCTGGTATTGGCTATCGCCTGGTCGGCCTCAATGGGCGGGCTGGGAACCTTGTTGGGTAGTCCACCGAACGCTATCGTTGCTGGCTACGCTGCTGATGAGCTGGGTCGCAATATCGGTTTTCTCGAGTGGATGATGCTGGGTACGCCTTTGGCGCTTGTCTTTATCCTCATTGGTTGGGTGCTCATGACGCGGGTGCTGTATCGCTTCAAGCTGGATGAAATACCCGGCGGCAAGCAGATGATCCAAGACGAGATCGACAAGCTCGGGCCCCTCAGTCAGGGCGAAAAAATGGTGATGATCGTGTTTGCCTCAGCCGCTTTTCTCTGGGTGGTGCCCGGGATTCTGGTGAGCCTTCCCGGTATTGGTGAAAGCCTCGGCTGGTTTGGACAGATGAATGACACGGCCATAGCGATTAGCGCTGGTATTGCCATGTTTGTTCTTCCCGGTCGTGGTCGTCAGGACATGGTATTGAACTGGAAGGATGCCGAGGATGGTCTGCCCTGGGGGGTATTGCTGTTGTTCGGTGGTGGTCTGAGTCTGGCCAGTGCCGTAGCAGCGAGTGGGTTAGATGGCTGGTTTGGCTCTCAGGTGAGTGGCTTGGGTACATTGCCTGCCGTGTTGCTCGTTGCAGCCGTTGTCTCCATCATCCTGTTCCTGACAGAGGTGACCAGTAACACCGCCACGGCGGCAACCTTCATTCCTGTGCTGGGTGGGGTCGCTGTGGGAATCGGAGCTGATCCCATGAGTTTGCTCATTCCGGCAGCGTTCGCAGCTACCTGTGCTTTCATGCTGCCCGTTGGTACGCCGCCAAACGCGATTGTGTTTGGATCAGGGGCTGTGACGATTACGCAGATGGCGCGTGGTGGTTTTGTCCTGAATCTGGTGGGTATCGCCTTGATTACCGGATTCTGTTATTTCCTCGGTGGTATGGCTCTCGGTTTGAAATACTAA